In Paenibacillus guangzhouensis, a single window of DNA contains:
- a CDS encoding carbohydrate ABC transporter permease, whose translation MVVAIYVFLILLSFSALYPFWNTLVVSLNQGLDTAKGGVAFWPRAFTWSNYATVFNDDKLLNAFMITILRTVIGTVSAIFMTTMLAYGMSKSYLIGRKFFTIFFIVTMYFGGGLIPTFLLIKSLGLMNNFLVFIIPGLISVWNMIIFRTFFKSLPVGLEESAQIDGCSNWGVFLKIVLPLSGPVIATLGLFTAIAHWNDWFAPTIYITNQDLMPVQTVLRRLLNANLFNEASASSGTVNSQTLEAMSQKSLTAKSLISATVMVVSLPIIAVYPFVQKYFVKGVMVGSLKE comes from the coding sequence ATGGTTGTAGCGATCTATGTGTTTCTCATTTTGTTATCTTTTAGTGCCTTATATCCGTTTTGGAACACACTGGTCGTATCGTTGAATCAAGGTCTGGATACGGCGAAGGGGGGCGTCGCTTTCTGGCCGAGAGCGTTCACTTGGAGCAATTATGCCACGGTGTTTAACGACGATAAGCTGCTGAATGCATTTATGATCACCATCCTCCGGACCGTAATTGGGACCGTATCCGCCATCTTTATGACAACGATGCTGGCCTACGGCATGAGCAAATCTTATTTAATCGGCCGTAAATTTTTCACCATCTTTTTTATCGTCACGATGTATTTTGGCGGGGGATTGATTCCCACCTTCTTGCTCATTAAATCTTTGGGTCTGATGAATAATTTTCTCGTGTTTATTATCCCCGGGTTAATCAGCGTCTGGAACATGATTATTTTTCGGACATTTTTCAAAAGCCTGCCTGTCGGTCTGGAAGAATCGGCGCAGATTGATGGCTGCAGCAACTGGGGGGTCTTTCTGAAGATTGTTCTTCCGTTGTCGGGGCCTGTCATTGCGACGCTTGGTTTATTCACGGCCATCGCCCACTGGAATGATTGGTTTGCGCCAACGATTTATATCACCAACCAAGATTTGATGCCTGTGCAGACGGTACTGAGACGACTGCTCAATGCGAACCTCTTTAATGAGGCAAGCGCAAGCAGCGGCACGGTTAACAGTCAGACATTGGAGGCGATGAGCCAGAAGAGCTTGACCGCGAAGTCGCTGATCAGCGCGACCGTCATGGTTGTGTCGCTACCGATCATCGCGGTGTATCCGTTTGTGCAGAAGTATTTTGTCAAAGGCGTCATGGTCGGTTCCTTGAAAGAGTAG
- a CDS encoding ABC transporter permease, producing the protein MKLFLKLIRDIKQSIGQFIALVLIIAVGAFFYAGLVTYSDKLSTYTKDYFEEHHLSDLNVYYSQISKDDVAGLSKIEGIHKIEGRYTFDATQAFEDDKTSLKIHSIPENNEINTLTMIEGSIPTKKDEIIVDSHYAKEHEYHVGDQIRINANGRDVKFTISGLGENVEYVKKNETQDHKAYGVAYIAEAAIPEIADGFSYNEIMIDAQDGYDIDLLGQSIEAQSKQLSYLNQVSKERTFNYSKIHETIYNNGMMSKVVPFVLFLIAAIILFLTMSRIIDSQRNQVGIMKALGVKNRTIMLHYMGYPVLAGIVGSILGSVVAASVFIPLVTASSAKSHSLPGITYSLSIYSIIPPILFSSAFGLLACYLSGRTILKERAAQAMRPKPPKTMKKLVIERVPGLWRRISYSYKLILRNIFLNKPKAIASSIGVVVSTVLLITAFGTQAALLKVANQIEDVYKYDLRVDYTMGTSIDTINLPSGIKNSYDLSTFPVEFIKKDEKENATLVVTAKENSLIHFFDEKDNEISLENNGVLVPKSYADKYQIVEGDIIQIKFTAPELKNKTVDTKVLQISTQYSNPSFYITPAYLKSFDIDYRPTSLLVEANSTIDLISVRNFFEQDPHVDTIGDKTDLKKSAQYILKQNSFVFIMFTICAVILSFSAIYTISSINIYERNRELATLKVLGYQKNKINRLIFFENIILTTFAVIVALPISGYMYALIVKALSSTHQQIPNKLNILIMLVSVILAFLLTILANLLLRRKVTKINMIESLKSIE; encoded by the coding sequence ATGAAGCTTTTTCTAAAATTGATAAGGGATATTAAACAATCGATCGGGCAATTTATAGCCTTAGTTTTGATTATCGCAGTAGGAGCTTTTTTCTATGCGGGGCTGGTAACGTATAGCGATAAGCTTAGTACTTATACGAAGGATTACTTTGAAGAACATCATTTAAGCGACTTAAATGTGTATTACAGTCAAATTTCCAAAGATGATGTGGCAGGTTTAAGCAAAATTGAAGGTATCCATAAAATAGAAGGACGTTATACCTTCGATGCGACGCAAGCTTTTGAAGATGATAAAACTTCATTGAAAATTCATTCGATTCCTGAAAATAATGAAATAAATACGCTTACTATGATTGAGGGCAGTATCCCGACAAAAAAGGATGAAATCATAGTAGATTCCCATTATGCAAAAGAACATGAATATCATGTCGGTGATCAAATCCGTATCAATGCGAATGGGAGAGATGTTAAGTTTACCATTAGCGGCTTGGGCGAGAATGTTGAATATGTAAAAAAGAATGAAACTCAAGACCATAAAGCCTACGGCGTAGCTTATATTGCCGAAGCGGCAATACCTGAAATTGCAGACGGCTTTTCGTATAATGAAATCATGATTGATGCTCAAGATGGTTACGATATTGATCTATTAGGTCAATCCATTGAAGCACAATCCAAACAACTTTCTTATTTAAACCAAGTAAGTAAAGAACGGACTTTCAATTATTCTAAAATACATGAAACGATTTATAATAACGGCATGATGAGTAAGGTTGTACCTTTCGTTCTCTTTTTGATTGCAGCGATCATCCTATTTCTTACCATGTCGAGGATTATAGATTCTCAGCGAAATCAAGTAGGGATTATGAAGGCTTTGGGGGTAAAAAACAGAACCATCATGCTTCATTACATGGGATACCCTGTACTGGCAGGTATCGTAGGCTCAATCCTAGGTAGTGTCGTTGCTGCTAGTGTATTTATTCCTTTAGTAACGGCGTCGAGTGCAAAGTCCCACTCTCTGCCTGGCATCACATACTCACTTTCTATTTATTCGATCATTCCTCCCATCCTTTTCTCTAGTGCTTTTGGACTTCTAGCCTGTTACTTAAGCGGTAGAACGATATTAAAAGAACGTGCAGCTCAAGCTATGCGTCCTAAACCGCCAAAGACGATGAAAAAGCTAGTGATAGAAAGAGTTCCAGGCCTATGGCGTCGCATTTCCTACAGTTATAAACTCATTTTGAGAAATATTTTCTTAAATAAACCAAAAGCTATAGCGAGCTCAATCGGTGTGGTTGTAAGCACGGTATTATTGATCACTGCTTTTGGCACGCAAGCGGCCTTGCTAAAAGTAGCGAACCAAATTGAAGATGTTTATAAGTATGATTTAAGAGTAGATTACACAATGGGCACATCGATTGATACGATAAACCTCCCCTCCGGAATTAAAAATAGTTATGATTTATCCACTTTCCCTGTGGAATTCATAAAAAAGGATGAAAAAGAAAATGCCACTTTAGTGGTTACTGCAAAAGAAAACAGTCTCATTCATTTCTTTGACGAAAAGGACAATGAGATATCTTTAGAAAATAATGGTGTGCTGGTACCCAAATCTTACGCTGACAAGTATCAAATTGTAGAAGGGGATATCATCCAAATCAAGTTCACAGCACCAGAGCTTAAGAATAAAACGGTAGATACGAAGGTTTTACAAATATCTACGCAGTATTCGAATCCCTCGTTTTATATTACACCAGCCTATTTAAAGAGCTTTGACATCGACTATCGTCCAACTTCGCTGTTAGTTGAAGCCAATAGCACTATAGATCTTATAAGTGTTCGTAACTTCTTTGAACAAGATCCTCATGTAGATACCATTGGAGATAAGACGGATCTAAAGAAATCAGCTCAATATATTTTGAAACAAAACAGTTTTGTATTTATCATGTTTACCATTTGTGCCGTTATACTCTCCTTTAGCGCCATCTATACGATATCTTCCATCAACATATATGAAAGGAATCGTGAGCTTGCAACACTTAAGGTATTAGGCTATCAAAAAAATAAAATAAACAGACTAATATTTTTTGAAAATATTATTCTAACCACATTTGCGGTCATTGTAGCCTTACCGATTAGTGGCTATATGTATGCACTTATTGTCAAGGCACTGTCCAGTACCCACCAACAAATCCCAAATAAATTAAACATTTTAATCATGTTGGTATCTGTTATTCTTGCATTCTTACTAACCATTCTGGCTAACTTACTACTTCGGAGAAAAGTAACCAAAATCAATATGATTGAATCCTTAAAAAGTATAGAATAA
- a CDS encoding ABC transporter permease, protein MSQATANQKSLWQRLWKQIDIQIMVWPGVILIFIFAYIPMYGVLTGFMDYNIFTGARIFENKWVGLKHFQDFFNAPQFGTIMRNTIMISLLKLIIGFPAPIILALMLNEVRHRIFKRVVQSITYLPYFMSWVIIGSIVMSLLSTENGSVNMLLKGIGAIDESINFLSMKEYFWGILVSANVWKDIGFNSIIFMAAIAGVNPSLYEAAEIDGASRFKQMYLITIPTIMPIIIIFMILAMGSLLNAGFEDILILAQNPSLRPVSDVIDTYVYRAGLQNQRYAYGVAVGLFRAVISVMLLTMANYLARKTGNSLW, encoded by the coding sequence ATGTCGCAGGCAACGGCGAACCAGAAGAGCTTATGGCAACGGCTATGGAAGCAAATCGATATTCAGATCATGGTCTGGCCGGGGGTCATTCTGATCTTTATTTTTGCGTACATCCCGATGTATGGCGTGCTGACAGGGTTTATGGATTACAACATTTTTACGGGCGCAAGAATTTTCGAGAATAAGTGGGTTGGGTTGAAGCATTTTCAAGATTTTTTCAATGCGCCGCAGTTCGGGACGATTATGAGAAATACGATCATGATCAGCCTGCTGAAATTGATCATTGGGTTTCCGGCTCCGATTATTTTGGCGTTGATGTTAAATGAGGTCCGTCATCGGATCTTCAAACGCGTGGTTCAATCGATTACATATTTGCCGTATTTCATGTCGTGGGTCATCATCGGCAGCATCGTGATGAGCTTGCTCTCAACGGAGAACGGGAGCGTCAATATGCTGCTCAAAGGGATCGGGGCGATCGATGAGTCGATTAACTTCCTCTCGATGAAAGAATATTTCTGGGGCATTCTTGTGTCTGCGAATGTGTGGAAGGACATCGGATTCAACTCCATTATCTTCATGGCTGCGATCGCGGGCGTAAATCCAAGCCTGTACGAAGCCGCAGAAATCGATGGCGCGAGCCGGTTCAAGCAAATGTATCTCATTACGATTCCGACCATTATGCCGATCATCATTATCTTCATGATATTGGCCATGGGCAGCCTGCTGAATGCCGGGTTCGAGGATATCTTGATTCTGGCGCAAAATCCAAGCCTAAGACCCGTATCCGATGTCATCGATACCTATGTCTACCGGGCAGGTCTGCAGAATCAGAGATATGCCTACGGGGTTGCGGTTGGTTTGTTCCGTGCCGTCATTAGCGTGATGTTGTTAACGATGGCTAACTATTTGGCGAGAAAGACCGGCAACAGCCTCTGGTAG
- a CDS encoding M24 family metallopeptidase: MFNIEGVEVVVRIDPEHLNNIAERARALMEKEQIDAIVASTCENFYYLSGHPSTFMYTLRMNEVALAVMFRNPNHKTILIVNDFEAAGVAKDLPCEIRTYPTWVDIDDPYGMTSESFQGKRPVSPQADEMFGLLQQVLDEHGVSDGKIAVELGAMRYSSALALQNAVRSAQLMEASRMFIELRAIKTTWEIEQLRKACAYAESGMTEAVHRIRVGSSASEIVNDFRMALMKYEDGSNARFHMISVGADFAPAHRFDTRPSEPGDIIKFDVGVDVAGYGSDIARTFVLGSPSDHVKRVYDALRVGHDRLLQWIEPGRPMSSAFHEVMALIRESGLPNYNRGHLGHSAGLSLAAEEAPFIGPSEEAIFRPGMVICLETPYYGHGVGSIMIEDMVLVTDNGCERLNKLSRDLIVL, encoded by the coding sequence TTGTTCAACATAGAGGGAGTTGAAGTCGTGGTTCGTATCGATCCAGAACACCTTAACAATATAGCAGAACGGGCAAGAGCGCTCATGGAAAAGGAACAGATTGATGCGATCGTTGCGTCAACCTGCGAAAATTTCTATTATTTGTCCGGGCATCCGAGCACGTTCATGTATACGCTGCGTATGAATGAAGTTGCACTGGCTGTCATGTTTCGGAATCCAAACCATAAGACGATATTGATCGTCAATGATTTTGAGGCAGCTGGCGTAGCGAAAGATTTGCCATGTGAGATCAGAACTTATCCCACCTGGGTCGATATCGACGATCCGTATGGAATGACGAGTGAATCGTTCCAGGGAAAACGCCCCGTTTCTCCCCAGGCGGATGAGATGTTCGGATTGCTCCAGCAGGTGCTTGACGAACATGGCGTATCAGACGGCAAGATTGCCGTCGAATTAGGCGCCATGCGATATTCATCCGCCTTAGCTTTGCAGAACGCGGTCCGTTCGGCTCAGCTCATGGAAGCAAGTCGTATGTTTATAGAGCTGCGCGCAATAAAAACGACGTGGGAAATCGAGCAGCTGCGCAAAGCCTGCGCTTATGCCGAATCAGGCATGACGGAAGCGGTCCATCGCATTCGCGTGGGCAGTTCTGCCTCTGAAATCGTAAATGACTTCAGAATGGCATTGATGAAGTATGAAGATGGCTCGAATGCCCGCTTTCATATGATTTCAGTCGGAGCTGATTTCGCACCAGCGCATCGCTTTGATACTCGGCCGTCGGAGCCGGGAGACATCATTAAATTTGATGTCGGTGTCGATGTGGCCGGATATGGTTCGGACATCGCGCGTACGTTTGTGCTTGGTTCTCCTTCCGATCATGTGAAGCGCGTATATGATGCATTGCGGGTGGGGCACGATCGTCTCCTACAATGGATTGAACCTGGGCGACCGATGAGCAGCGCTTTTCATGAAGTGATGGCGCTCATCCGAGAATCGGGGCTTCCGAACTATAACCGGGGCCATTTAGGACATAGCGCGGGATTAAGCCTCGCGGCAGAGGAAGCTCCTTTTATTGGACCTTCGGAAGAAGCCATTTTTCGCCCGGGTATGGTGATTTGCTTGGAGACGCCCTATTATGGTCACGGCGTAGGCTCGATCATGATTGAGGATATGGTGCTTGTGACCGACAATGGGTGCGAGAGACTGAATAAGTTGTCTCGAGACCTTATTGTACTATAA
- a CDS encoding ABC transporter ATP-binding protein, whose protein sequence is MKTLIEFKNVAKEYNTGEVTIKALAGVDFSISEGEFVVVLGASGAGKSTILNILGGMDTATTGHVTVGDQDITRFNEKKLTEYRGEKIGFVFQFYNLIPNLTALENVEFATEVCKNHLDAKDVLHKVGLQDRMRHFPSQLSGGEQQRVAIARAVAKNPLLLLCDEPTGALDYVTGKSVLKLLQDLNKETKKCVVLVTHNTAIAPMADKIIKVKSGMIESVTVNHDKQNVEGIEW, encoded by the coding sequence ATGAAAACGTTAATCGAATTCAAAAACGTAGCAAAAGAATACAACACAGGAGAAGTGACGATCAAGGCTCTTGCTGGGGTTGATTTTTCCATATCAGAGGGAGAATTCGTCGTGGTATTGGGCGCTAGCGGTGCCGGCAAAAGTACGATATTGAATATCCTTGGCGGTATGGACACGGCAACCACAGGACATGTGACCGTTGGTGATCAAGACATCACAAGATTTAATGAAAAAAAATTAACGGAATATCGCGGGGAGAAGATTGGCTTTGTCTTTCAATTCTATAACTTAATCCCGAATTTAACCGCACTTGAGAATGTTGAATTTGCCACGGAAGTATGTAAAAACCATCTGGATGCAAAAGATGTTTTACATAAGGTTGGCTTGCAGGACCGTATGCGGCACTTCCCTTCCCAGCTTTCGGGAGGAGAACAACAACGTGTTGCGATTGCGAGAGCGGTTGCCAAAAATCCGCTGCTGTTACTCTGTGATGAACCAACCGGGGCTTTGGATTATGTGACAGGGAAGTCGGTCTTAAAGCTTCTTCAAGATCTGAATAAGGAGACGAAGAAGTGTGTTGTTTTGGTGACCCATAACACGGCGATTGCTCCGATGGCGGATAAGATTATTAAGGTGAAGAGCGGAATGATTGAAAGTGTAACGGTGAATCATGACAAACAGAATGTCGAAGGGATCGAGTGGTAA
- a CDS encoding assimilatory sulfite reductase (NADPH) flavoprotein subunit, with amino-acid sequence MQLQVTNSPFTSEQTELINKLLPTLTDVQLSWLGGYLSAYRMVSTGTVTASATVNDASAIPAAAPVSTETQVPPEATILFGSQTGNAQRLAGRLAERLKAQGITVTLSAMNQYKTNQLKKVDYLFVLVSTHGEGDPPDNALTFHEFLHSKRAPKLDGLKFSVLALGDTSYEFFCKTGQDFDSRLAELGGERVTDRVDCDVDFEESAAGWIDAVNRAVSSSATPASTNVTTNAASASVEPNAVEPIYSRNNPYMAEVLENLDLNGRGSDRETRHVEISLEDSGLTYSPGDAVGVYPQNDPALVDELISLLKWNPEEVVVTGKNGETSSVRDALLHYYEITVLTKPLLEKAVAFSGNDKLAELVKPENKEALRAYVKARDLLDLLRDFLPWTIAPGDLSTLLRKLPPRLYSIASSLNAHPDEVHLTVRKVEYEAHDRERKGVTSSYIAERLVPGDKLPIFIQQNPNFKPPVNPDSPVIMIGPGTGVAPFRAFLEDREELGATGKSWLFYGDRHFVTDFLYQTDWQRMLKAGVLSKLDVAFSRDTEEKVYVQQRMLEHGEEVYNWLQDGAHVYVCGDEKHMAHDVQAALLDIIGQYGGKSPEVAAAYLAELQEQGRYQRDVY; translated from the coding sequence TTGCAACTTCAAGTTACGAATAGTCCATTTACAAGTGAGCAAACAGAGCTCATCAATAAGCTGCTCCCAACGTTAACGGATGTCCAATTGAGCTGGCTGGGCGGTTATTTATCGGCTTACCGCATGGTGAGTACGGGTACGGTGACAGCATCAGCGACAGTTAATGACGCATCGGCGATACCTGCTGCAGCACCCGTCTCTACCGAGACGCAAGTACCACCTGAAGCGACGATCCTATTCGGCTCACAGACTGGGAATGCGCAGAGACTAGCAGGTCGGCTGGCTGAGCGGTTGAAAGCGCAAGGGATCACAGTGACACTGTCGGCCATGAATCAGTACAAGACAAATCAGTTAAAGAAGGTTGATTATCTATTCGTGCTTGTGAGTACGCACGGCGAAGGTGATCCACCAGATAATGCATTGACATTCCATGAATTTCTTCATAGTAAGCGTGCTCCGAAGCTGGATGGATTGAAATTCTCGGTCCTTGCCCTAGGAGATACATCGTATGAATTTTTCTGCAAAACAGGTCAAGATTTCGATTCGAGGCTGGCAGAGCTTGGCGGAGAGCGAGTGACAGATCGTGTGGATTGCGACGTGGACTTTGAAGAATCTGCAGCAGGCTGGATTGACGCTGTGAATCGCGCGGTAAGTTCATCTGCGACACCTGCATCCACGAATGTGACTACGAATGCAGCTAGCGCGTCAGTTGAACCCAATGCTGTTGAACCAATCTATTCGCGAAATAACCCTTACATGGCAGAAGTGCTGGAGAATCTAGACTTGAACGGAAGAGGATCCGATCGTGAGACGCGCCATGTGGAGATTTCCTTAGAAGATTCGGGCTTGACGTATTCGCCTGGCGATGCGGTTGGCGTTTATCCGCAGAATGATCCGGCTCTCGTGGATGAGCTGATCTCGCTGCTGAAGTGGAATCCGGAGGAGGTCGTTGTAACCGGTAAGAATGGAGAGACCTCTTCTGTACGTGATGCACTTTTGCACTACTATGAAATTACCGTGTTAACGAAGCCTTTATTGGAGAAAGCCGTTGCCTTCTCCGGCAACGACAAACTGGCAGAGCTGGTGAAGCCCGAAAATAAAGAAGCGTTGAGAGCGTATGTCAAAGCACGCGACTTGCTCGATCTGCTTCGTGATTTCCTGCCGTGGACAATTGCTCCGGGAGATCTATCGACACTGCTTCGTAAGCTGCCGCCGCGCTTGTATTCGATTGCGAGCAGCCTTAACGCACACCCTGATGAAGTGCATTTGACCGTCCGCAAGGTGGAATACGAAGCACATGACCGTGAACGTAAAGGCGTAACTTCAAGCTATATTGCGGAACGATTGGTGCCGGGCGATAAACTTCCGATTTTTATTCAACAGAATCCGAATTTCAAACCTCCTGTGAATCCAGATTCGCCAGTCATTATGATTGGACCTGGTACGGGCGTTGCCCCATTTCGTGCATTTCTTGAGGATCGCGAAGAGCTGGGTGCGACAGGGAAATCATGGCTGTTCTACGGCGACAGACATTTTGTCACAGACTTCTTGTATCAGACGGATTGGCAGCGCATGTTGAAGGCGGGCGTATTATCGAAGCTGGATGTAGCGTTCTCCCGCGATACGGAAGAGAAGGTTTATGTACAGCAGCGCATGCTGGAACATGGTGAAGAGGTATACAACTGGCTGCAGGACGGTGCACATGTGTATGTCTGTGGCGATGAGAAGCATATGGCACACGACGTTCAAGCCGCATTGCTTGACATTATTGGGCAATATGGCGGCAAATCGCCTGAGGTGGCAGCTGCGTATCTAGCCGAGCTGCAAGAGCAGGGGCGTTACCAACGTGATGTATACTAA
- a CDS encoding glycoside hydrolase family 130 protein, with translation MTKIIGEALPNMPWQDKPSGYKAPVWRYTQNPIIQRDGQLNSNSIFNSAVVPFEDGYAGVFRCDSRSVSMDIFVGFSQNGIDWEIQDNPIQFEGDEYVTKREYRYDPRVCKIDDKYYITWCNGYHGPTIGIAYTYDFKTFHQLENAFLPYNRNGVLFPRKINGKYAMVSRPSDTGHTPFGDIFFSESPDLTYWGKHRFVMGTINSDASAWQSKKIGPGPVPIETDRGWLLIYHGVINTCNGFVYRMGVALLDINEPWKVLARSRNYILGPETLYECVGDVPNVTFPCAALTDAETGRIAIYYGCADTVTGVAFTTVDELLDYMDQYPL, from the coding sequence ATGACTAAAATTATTGGTGAAGCGCTACCAAATATGCCATGGCAGGACAAGCCGAGTGGTTATAAGGCGCCAGTATGGCGGTATACTCAGAATCCGATTATTCAGCGAGATGGACAGTTAAACTCCAACAGTATTTTTAATTCAGCAGTTGTTCCTTTCGAAGATGGATACGCAGGTGTATTCCGTTGCGATTCTAGATCCGTTAGTATGGATATCTTCGTAGGCTTTAGTCAGAACGGGATTGATTGGGAGATTCAAGATAACCCGATTCAATTTGAAGGTGACGAATACGTTACAAAGCGTGAGTATCGTTATGATCCGCGCGTTTGCAAGATTGATGATAAATACTATATTACTTGGTGTAACGGATATCATGGCCCAACGATCGGAATCGCGTATACGTATGATTTCAAAACCTTCCACCAGCTGGAAAATGCATTCTTACCGTATAATCGCAATGGTGTGTTGTTCCCGCGTAAAATCAATGGCAAATACGCAATGGTGAGCCGTCCAAGTGATACAGGCCATACACCGTTCGGAGATATTTTCTTTAGCGAGAGCCCGGACCTTACGTACTGGGGTAAACATCGCTTCGTGATGGGTACAATTAATTCCGATGCTTCAGCATGGCAATCGAAGAAGATTGGTCCAGGACCTGTGCCGATTGAGACGGATCGCGGCTGGCTGCTGATCTACCACGGTGTCATTAACACGTGTAATGGGTTTGTGTATCGGATGGGCGTAGCGCTATTGGATATTAACGAGCCTTGGAAGGTATTGGCCCGCTCGCGCAACTATATCTTGGGACCTGAAACATTGTATGAGTGCGTAGGAGATGTGCCGAATGTAACCTTCCCATGCGCAGCTTTAACTGATGCAGAGACAGGCCGAATCGCGATTTACTACGGTTGTGCAGACACCGTAACAGGAGTTGCTTTCACAACAGTGGACGAGTTGTTGGATTATATGGACCAGTATCCGCTATAG
- the cysI gene encoding assimilatory sulfite reductase (NADPH) hemoprotein subunit, producing the protein MVNKQKVEPIGGPPSDVEQLKLESNYLRGSLTESLANRITGGLPELDNRLLKFHGSYMQDDRDYRNEREKQKLEPYYQFMLRVVTPGGVSTPAQWLVMDELADKYGTGSIRLTTRQAFQLHGVLKWNLKQTIQDINEALLTTLAACGDVSRNVMCNPNPYQSDLHGEVYYWAQQLTTHLAPKTPAYHEIWLDGEKVVDSLEQEEAAVEVEPIYGKVYLPRKFKIGIAVPPSNDIDVYSQDLGFIAIVENDKLVGFNVVVGGGMGMTHGDTSTYPQLARSIGFVTPDRILDVAEKTVTIQRDYGNRSVRKNARFKYTIDRHGLDWFVEELHDRLGWQLEAARPFTFEHTGDRYGWVKGKDGKWNLTLYVQSGRIADGEGYKLRTALREIAKIHTGDFRLTANQNLMIARVDTRKKKAVEALLQQHGIAEGSKYSALRRSALSCVALPTCGLAMAEAERYLPTLIDKLEPILEEAGILDEEINIRMTGCPNGCARPALGEIAFIGKSPGKYNMYLGAGFSGDRLSKLYRENIGEDDIIDTLKPIIQHYAVDRNQGEHFGDFVVRTGYVAAVTNGMNFHD; encoded by the coding sequence ATGGTAAATAAGCAAAAGGTGGAGCCGATTGGTGGACCGCCGAGTGACGTGGAACAACTAAAATTAGAAAGCAACTATTTACGAGGATCATTGACGGAATCGCTGGCGAATCGAATAACGGGTGGATTGCCCGAGCTGGATAATCGGCTACTGAAATTCCATGGCAGCTATATGCAGGACGATCGAGATTATCGTAATGAACGGGAAAAGCAGAAATTAGAACCCTACTATCAGTTCATGCTTCGTGTTGTTACGCCAGGCGGGGTGTCAACTCCTGCGCAATGGCTTGTGATGGATGAATTAGCGGATAAGTACGGGACTGGAAGTATTCGTCTAACGACGAGGCAAGCATTCCAGCTGCATGGCGTATTGAAGTGGAATTTGAAGCAGACCATCCAAGATATCAATGAAGCGCTGCTGACAACATTGGCGGCGTGCGGCGATGTAAGTCGGAATGTCATGTGCAACCCGAATCCGTATCAATCTGATTTACATGGCGAGGTGTACTACTGGGCGCAACAGCTGACGACGCATTTGGCACCGAAGACACCTGCCTATCATGAGATCTGGCTGGACGGGGAAAAGGTGGTCGACAGTCTGGAGCAAGAGGAAGCAGCTGTGGAAGTCGAGCCGATTTATGGCAAAGTCTATTTGCCTCGGAAATTTAAGATTGGGATTGCGGTACCACCGTCCAACGATATTGACGTCTATTCGCAGGATCTTGGATTCATTGCGATCGTGGAGAACGATAAGCTCGTCGGCTTTAATGTTGTCGTCGGTGGTGGGATGGGCATGACGCATGGCGATACGAGTACGTATCCTCAGCTTGCTCGGAGCATCGGCTTCGTAACGCCAGACCGTATTCTGGACGTGGCGGAGAAGACGGTTACGATCCAGCGTGATTACGGGAATCGCTCCGTTCGGAAGAATGCCCGGTTCAAATATACGATCGATCGGCATGGCTTAGACTGGTTCGTGGAAGAACTGCATGACCGGTTAGGGTGGCAGCTTGAAGCTGCGCGTCCATTTACATTCGAGCATACGGGAGATCGTTACGGCTGGGTGAAAGGCAAGGATGGCAAATGGAACTTGACGCTCTATGTTCAAAGCGGCCGTATCGCGGATGGAGAAGGCTACAAGCTGAGAACAGCTCTGCGTGAAATTGCGAAGATACACACAGGGGATTTCCGCCTGACGGCGAATCAGAACTTAATGATCGCGCGTGTAGACACTAGGAAAAAGAAAGCCGTTGAAGCCTTGCTGCAACAGCACGGCATTGCCGAAGGTTCGAAGTACTCGGCACTACGTCGGAGTGCGCTGTCTTGCGTAGCGCTGCCAACCTGCGGGCTTGCGATGGCCGAGGCGGAACGATATCTGCCGACACTTATTGATAAGCTGGAGCCGATCCTTGAGGAAGCCGGTATTCTGGACGAAGAAATCAATATCCGCATGACAGGCTGCCCGAACGGGTGCGCGCGCCCAGCGCTAGGTGAGATTGCATTCATTGGTAAATCACCTGGCAAGTACAATATGTACTTAGGCGCGGGGTTCTCTGGTGATCGACTGAGCAAGCTATATCGCGAGAACATTGGCGAAGATGACATTATCGATACGCTAAAACCGATTATTCAGCACTATGCGGTTGATCGGAATCAGGGCGAGCACTTCGGAGATTTTGTCGTCCGCACGGGGTATGTCGCGGCGGTAACGAATGGGATGAACTTCCACGATTAA